In Gossypium raimondii isolate GPD5lz chromosome 12, ASM2569854v1, whole genome shotgun sequence, a single window of DNA contains:
- the LOC105762254 gene encoding protein BOBBER 1, whose product MEVDDGNESKPSASPVAFSSVFDPSNPIGFFKSAFAFASQMAADIFDDNQEDKMENKILSLLDDIKKRKREKKDESEEEEEDAENKRWRASEADTKKPSHDDPLPPNKNNGLDMKNYSWSQTLGDVMVQVPVPLGTKKKLVICDIKNTSLRVGVKGQPLLIDDELFQAVKVCESYWTLEDNETVTILLSKCNPWEWWKSVVKGDRGIDTSRCEPGLRRLDGLGYEAERHMRKLLFDYGQKCKGLPTSDNCPEVLQKFIVHHPYLNLPPQSK is encoded by the coding sequence ATGGAAGTCGATGATGGAAACGAGTCGAAACCCTCCGCCTCGCCAGTGGCTTTCAGTTCAGTTTTTGACCCTTCCAATCCTATAGGGTTTTTCAAATCTGCGTTCGCTTTCGCATCTCAGATGGCTGCAGATATCTTCGACGACAATCAAGAAGATAAGATGGAGAATAAAATCCTGTCACTTCTTGATGATATCAAGAAAAGAAAGCgggaaaagaaagatgaatcagaagaagaagaagaagatgctGAGAACAAGAGATGGAGAGCATCGGAAGCAGATACTAAAAAGCCATCCCATGACGATCCGTTGCCGCCGAACAAAAACAATGGTCTTGACATGAAGAACTATTCATGGTCGCAAACTCTAGGAGACGTCATGGTTCAGGTCCCAGTTCCTCTCGGAACCAAAAAGAAACTCGTAATATGCGATATCAAGAACACGTCTCTACGAGTGGGGGTTAAGGGTCAGCCGTTGTTGATCGACGACGAGTTATTCCAGGCGGTGAAAGTTTGTGAGAGTTATTGGACACTGGAAGATAATGAAACGGTTACCATTCTGTTATCAAAGTGTAATCCATGGGAATGGTGGAAATCAGTGGTGAAAGGTGATCGAGGGATTGATACTAGCCGATGCGAACCGGGACTGAGACGGTTGGATGGCTTGGGCTACGAAGCGGAACGTCACATGAGAAAGCTGTTGTTTGATTATGGGCAGAAGTGTAAGGGACTCCCAACAAGCGATAATTGCCCGGAGGTGCTCCAGAAATTCATTGTTCACCATCCATATTTGAACCTTCCTCCTCAAAGTAAATGA